The Pseudonocardia sp. HH130630-07 DNA window AGACCAGCCCGGTGTCCACCCAGACCAGGGCCGACGACTCGCTGGACCGCCGGGTCGCCACCGTCGGCCGGGTGCACCCGCACCTGGAGGTCAAGGTCGTCGACCCGGAGACCGGCGCGACGGTGCCCCGTGGCGCTGCCGGTGAGCTGTGCACCCGCGGCTACTCGGTGATGCTCGGCTACTGGGACCAGCCGGAGAAGACCGCCGAGGTGATCGACCGGGCCCGCTGGATGCACACCGGCGACCTCGCGGTGATGGACGACGACGGCTACGTCACCATCACCGGCCGGATCAAGGACATGGTCATCCGCGGCGGCGAGAACGTGTACCCGCGGGAGATCGAGGAGTTCCTCTACACCCATCCCGACATCGTGGACGCGCAGGTCGTCGGCGTCCCGGACGAGCGCTACGGCGAGGAGCTGTGCGCCTGGGTGATCCTCCGCGAGGGCGCCGCGGCCCTGACCGCGGACGCGGTGCGGGAGTTCGCGACCGGGAAGCTCGCGCACTACAAGATCCCGCGCTACGTGCTGGTCGTCGAGGAGTTCCCGATGACGGTGACCGGGAAGGTCCGCAAGGTCGAGATGCGGGAGAAGTCCCCGGCGCTGCTCGGCGCGGCCACGCCCGACCGGCCCCGGAATCCCTGACCGAGGGCGCTACCGCACGGTACGATGACGACGGCGCGTCCGGGAGCCACCGGCTTCCCGGGCGCGTTCGTCGTGCATGGAACAAGCGCAGGAATCGAGGGACGCGGTGCCCACCGGCAGGGTGAAGTGGTACGACGCGGAGAAGGGCTTCGGCTTCCTCTCCCAGGACGGCGGTGAGGACGTCTACGTGCGTAAGGCGGCGTTGCCGTCCGGCGTGGAGGCGCTCAAGTCCGGCCAGCGGGTCGAGTTCGGCATGGCCGAGGGCCGTCGTGGCCCGCAGGCGCTCTCGGTCAGCGTGGTCGAAAAGCAGGCGTCGGCCGTGGAGAACACGCGCCGCCCGGCCGAGGAGCTGCACGGCCTCGTCGAGGACATGATGCGGTTGCTGGACAGCAAGATCCAGCCGGCGTTGCGGCACGGCCGCTACCCCGACCGCAAGACCTGCAAGCTGGCGGCGGAGGTCGTCCGCGCGGTCGCCCGGGACCTCGACGGCTGACCGGCGCCCCGGCCGAAATGCCGGTGGCGCCCGTGGCGTTGTGCCGGTCGTGCACCTCTCGCTGCTGGACCGGACGCGGACCCGGGCCGGGGAACCCGACTCGGCCGCGGTCCGGCACACCGTCGAGCGGGCGCGTCGGGCGGAACGGCTCGGCTACCACCGGTTCTGGGTCGCCGAGCACCACGCGGTGCCCGGGATCGCGTCCAGCAGCCCGCCGGTCCTGATGACGGCGGTCGCCGCGGCGACCGGGAGCATCCGCGTCGGGTCCGGCGGGATCATGCTGCCCAACCACCGGCCGGTGGTGGTGGCCGAGCAGATCGCGCTGCTCGCCGCGCTGCACCCGGGCCGGATCGATCTCGGGCTCGGCCGCTCGCCGGGGTTCACCGGCCCGGTCCGGCGGGCGCTGCGGGCCACGGAGTCCGGCGACGACGGGTTCCGTGCCGACGTCGAGGAGCTGCGGTCCTACCTCGACGGCACGGCGCCGGTCACCGTGCGGCCCCGCGTCGAGCAGCCGGTGCCGGTGTTCCTGCTGGCCACCGGGGCCGGGCTGCGGATCGCCGGTGACCTGGGGCTGCCGGTCGTCGTCGGCGGCCCGGCGCTGGAC harbors:
- a CDS encoding cold-shock protein is translated as MPTGRVKWYDAEKGFGFLSQDGGEDVYVRKAALPSGVEALKSGQRVEFGMAEGRRGPQALSVSVVEKQASAVENTRRPAEELHGLVEDMMRLLDSKIQPALRHGRYPDRKTCKLAAEVVRAVARDLDG
- a CDS encoding MsnO8 family LLM class oxidoreductase produces the protein MHLSLLDRTRTRAGEPDSAAVRHTVERARRAERLGYHRFWVAEHHAVPGIASSSPPVLMTAVAAATGSIRVGSGGIMLPNHRPVVVAEQIALLAALHPGRIDLGLGRSPGFTGPVRRALRATESGDDGFRADVEELRSYLDGTAPVTVRPRVEQPVPVFLLATGAGLRIAGDLGLPVVVGGPALDDRAALEDYRARAGAAARLVVSADVLVGHPDLALPEAWALAVARSTGEFPPLEPPAPERRVTGRRREVLDAALSRTIAGDEDTVAEHLDDLAARTGADELMISSSTWDRDALAASDEAVARLLGVLPAG